One region of Centropristis striata isolate RG_2023a ecotype Rhode Island chromosome 3, C.striata_1.0, whole genome shotgun sequence genomic DNA includes:
- the mych gene encoding myelocytomatosis oncogene homolog — MLQSFSQSQDWLYSEPLLFDDEFCQSLMKDLQALPTPPQSPPMKSGLGGSKPLSKEDQLSYVSDILLEDHDMQLNWNCDFFHSDGAGEKDGEPSQPCSPLEEGGEDWPWQCLAGDKSLEEKLVSSVLGSSPLLSDINTSIFEEIAGSTLDCQNLMDTQKPSEATSDYGSTGGELSTYSSSDSEEEIDVVTVVRCSSSPSPTPSLADRQQKQEEEQRVLQRHHFEIQLQHNYAAPCPASPPPSSSSSNKRSRGSDGSSRYHHSSSRSSSSSSSSSSSSRYHHHHHSHHHSSSSHSSRNSTETEDEEERRRTHNVMERQRRNELKNCFVHLRDNVPELSHNDKASKVVILKKARDCINRLEQESHKLQSKRDKLRSKQEELKARLEQLRS, encoded by the exons ATGTTGCAAAGCTTCTCTCAGTCGCAGGACTGGCTTTACTCGGAGCCGCTGCTGTTTGACGACGAGTTCTGTCAGAGTCTGATGAAGGACCTCCAGGCGCTGCCGACGCCGCCCCAGTCGCCGCCGATGAAGAGCGGGCTGGGCGGCAGCAAGCCGCTCTCCAAGGAGGACCAGCTGAGCTACGTGTCCGACATCCTGCTGGAGGACCACGACATGCAGCTCAACTGGAACTGCGACTTCTTCCACTCGGACGGCGCCGGCGAGAAGGACGGCGAGCCCAGCCAGCCGTGCTCGCCGCTGGAGGAGGGCGGCGAGGACTGGCCGTGGCAGTGCCTGGCCGGGGACAAGAGCCTGGAGGAGAAGCTGGTGTCCTCGGTGCTGGGCTCCAGCCCGCTGCTCTCCGACATCAACACCAGCATCTTCGAGGAGATCGCCGGCTCCACGCTGGACTGCCAGAACCTGATGGACACTCAGAAGCCCAGCGAGGCCACATCAGACTACGGATCCACCGGCGGGGAGCTCTCCACCTACTCCTCCAGCGACTCTG AGGAGGAGATCGACGTGGTCACCGTGGTGCGCTGCTCCTCTAGCCCCTCCCCCACGCCCTCATTGGCCGACCGCCAGCAGaagcaggaagaggagcagcGAGTCCTGCAGCGCCACCACTTTGAGATCCAGCTGCAGCACAACTACGCGGCGCCGTGTCCCGCCTCGCCGCCGCCTTCGTCCTCTTCGTCCAACAAGCGCTCGCGAGGGAGCGACGGCTCCTCGCGCTACCACCACTCCTCGTCCCgcagctcctcttcctcctcctcgtcgTCGTCCTCGTCGcgctaccaccaccaccaccacagtcaccaccacagcagcagcagccactcGTCCAGGAACTCCACGGAGacggaggacgaggaggagcgGCGGCGGACGCACAACGTGATGGAGCGGCAGCGGCGCAACGAGCTGAAGAACTGCTTCGTGCACCTGCGAGACAACGTGCCGGAGCTGTCGCACAACGACAAGGCGTCCAAGGTGGTGATCCTGAAGAAGGCGAGGGATTGCATCAACCGCCTGGAGCAGGAGAGCCACAAGCTGCAGTCAAAGAGGGACAAACTGAGGAGCaagcaggaggagctgaaggCCCGGCTGGAGCAGCTCCGCAGCTAA